Proteins encoded by one window of Mesorhizobium sp. INR15:
- a CDS encoding ATP-binding protein, with protein sequence MRLWPRSLAFRVIAFSTVWAILTLIVIFTLITTLYRQASERGFDSLLSAHLFNLIGSVGISDNGALTGAPDLGDLRFSQPNSGWYWSVEPASEGVHGDLHSSSMTTAIRSPDVADVPFNSNFQRSYATEGINHEELVVFESEFVLDSKNRAARFRVMGNKTELEQEIGSFQRRLLTYLSLFGVGMIAINAIAILLGLQPLRRVRNALAMVREGTAQRLDGRFPAEIEPLANETNALIENNKRIVERSRTQVGNLAHSLKTPLAVLLNEGRALGGAKGQLITEQAASMQKQVEHYLQRARVAAQRDSVVYRTPVTPLVQRMVRVLQKLNPQTSLSLSLPAVEIVFAGEREDLEELLGNLLENAMKWARSAVSVSVMPLAAKDDTANLFEISIEDDGPGIPEDKAREAMKRGRRLDETKPGTGLGLAIVADLVNEYGGVLMLERSGMGGLKAVVRLRSLQ encoded by the coding sequence CTGCGCCTATGGCCGCGTTCGCTGGCGTTCCGCGTCATCGCCTTTTCCACGGTCTGGGCGATCCTCACACTGATCGTCATCTTCACCTTGATCACCACGCTCTATCGCCAGGCCAGCGAACGCGGTTTCGACAGCCTGCTTTCGGCGCATCTGTTCAACCTGATCGGCTCCGTCGGCATTTCCGACAACGGCGCGCTGACCGGTGCGCCCGATCTCGGCGATCTCCGTTTCTCGCAGCCCAATTCAGGCTGGTACTGGTCGGTCGAACCGGCCTCGGAAGGCGTTCATGGCGACCTGCACTCGTCGTCAATGACAACAGCCATCCGCTCGCCTGATGTCGCCGACGTGCCGTTCAACTCCAATTTCCAGCGCAGCTACGCCACCGAAGGCATCAATCACGAAGAACTGGTGGTGTTCGAGAGCGAATTCGTCCTCGATTCGAAGAACCGCGCCGCGCGCTTCCGTGTCATGGGCAACAAGACCGAGCTGGAGCAGGAAATCGGCAGCTTCCAGCGCCGTCTGCTAACATATCTTTCCTTGTTCGGCGTCGGCATGATCGCCATCAACGCCATCGCCATCCTGCTCGGTCTTCAGCCGCTGCGCCGCGTCAGGAACGCGCTGGCCATGGTGCGAGAGGGCACGGCGCAACGGCTGGACGGCCGTTTCCCGGCCGAAATCGAACCGCTCGCCAATGAAACCAATGCGCTGATCGAGAACAACAAGCGCATCGTCGAGCGCTCGCGCACCCAGGTCGGCAATCTCGCCCATTCGCTGAAGACGCCGCTGGCGGTTCTGCTCAATGAGGGGCGGGCGCTCGGCGGCGCCAAGGGCCAGCTGATCACGGAACAAGCCGCGTCGATGCAGAAGCAGGTCGAGCACTATCTGCAGCGGGCCCGTGTCGCGGCGCAGCGTGACAGCGTCGTCTACCGCACGCCGGTAACACCGCTGGTGCAGCGCATGGTGCGCGTGCTGCAGAAGCTCAACCCGCAGACCAGCCTGTCGCTTTCGCTGCCCGCTGTCGAGATTGTCTTCGCCGGCGAACGCGAGGATCTGGAAGAGCTGCTCGGCAATCTTCTTGAGAATGCGATGAAATGGGCAAGGAGCGCTGTATCGGTGTCGGTCATGCCTCTGGCGGCCAAGGACGACACGGCCAATCTGTTCGAGATCAGCATCGAGGACGACGGCCCCGGCATTCCCGAGGACAAGGCGCGCGAAGCCATGAAGCGTGGCCGGCGCCTGGACGAAACAAAGCCGGGGACCGGGCTCGGGCTTGCCATTGTCGCCGACCTCGTCAACGAGTATGGAGGCGTGCTGATGCTCGAACGGTCCGGCATGGGCGGATTGAAGGCGGTCGTGCGGTTACGGAGCCTTCAATAA